The Nicotiana tomentosiformis chromosome 2, ASM39032v3, whole genome shotgun sequence genome includes the window ACAAAAATTAAATATAcaaataaaatagtaaattaGAGAAAGAGTTGGAGAGAGTGCACCGAATTTCGCAATAAAttgaacacttgatgattttcgtAACTTCAATGTTACCACGAAGAAACGTCAATGgttcaaagttcaaagttcaaacttcaaataatacgataaattaaattccaaaaaacAAATGATAGCCAAATACTTGATTACAATTTaggtgaagaatgagagaatgacAATTGAGATTTGAtaatttgagtttgagaaatgagagatgagtgaaaaaatgaagaagagagggggtgtatttatagtttttcaaagggCTAGTAATTATTAAAAGtgttattttttaaaacaaattgcCCAAAAATGGCTATTCTTACAAAGTATCCGTTGGGCAATGGTCAAATTGGAAGCTAACCGTTGCCGACGGTcaaatgattttaaaaaaaattcaaaaattagccGTTGAACCGGTCCGGGTCGATTAACTGGTTCAACATTAATTTTAGTTTACCGGTTTTGACCGGTCCGGATAACCGAAAAAAAAATGGATCAATCCCCTAACTCCCAAACCCTGCCCTACCCGACCCCCTACCACCGATGCAGGTTAATACCGGTCTGGACCGGTCCGGAGCCGGGTCAACTCGGCCCGTTAAACACCTTTATTATAATATAATGAATGACTGACCATTCAAACGAAACGTTTAAAGGCAAAAATTGTTTGAGTAAcacaagataaaaaataaaaataaaaaactcttTTTGGATGTCTGTATAACATCAAACTCGGAATCTCGAGATTTCATAAATAGTTAGAATTGATGACAAGGGCACTGCTCAAAACTAAAATGCCTcagttgcatattttgtttctTGGATAAATGACACAGCATAGCAGTGGCGGaaattcaaaatataaagaaataaactaaTTAAGAAGTCAAGAGGTgtcattatataatatatatatatatatatatatatatatatatatatacatattttaaaaacaTTACCTAGCTATACAATGTAATTTTCTGGTGAAGAGGTGTCGGTTGACACCCCTTTGGtgtatgtggctccgccactgttgCATAGTTGCTGTAAAAATATAATagatgaaaaaatatataaaatttgtatattttttgtaaatatatacattctgtatattatatacaaaaattatataagttTTATACACTTTTTTAGCTATTAGATATAAATAGTTTTTAGCACGggttaaaagtgataatacccctatTTTCTTTTCGAAGCCCAATTctatagttaaaaaaaaaaaaaaaaaaaactcagtaATATCTTGTATTTACACCAAACAATATTAGTTAGTCATCGTGAAATATTGggataaaattatattttacatTATCATGTTTAATCCATAAACATATACACAACAAGTCAAATCGTCAATTATTCCAAACTttgaaacaaaaagagaaaataaagatccAGAATAAATAACTGCAGAAGACCATTTGCATTGGGATCGCAATAAATATTCCTCCAACTGACTagaacaataaaaataataaataaataaacaaaaccCTATCTGAATTCGAATATTTTATTACCCATTGAGTACGGAATAGTTGAATTTTCAAGCATAGGATCCTAGACTCCTAGTTTTCCATATGCCTATAGCGTTAAGTACTTACAGCTTGAACCAAGGAAAATTATCAAGATTCGTACGAGTTGTGACGTGTGTGCGTGTAGAGAGAGTAAGAGATAGAGAAGAAGCAGGTTGCAATTACACCAATTAGCAATCGACTTGGTTCGATTCATAAATGATcacttaattattattttattgcgCAAAGTCATTAAATATTATATGTAACACTAAAATACCTCGACATTGCTCAAGTGTTAAAAAAGAGTCACAAAATTATTTTTTGCAACAACAAAATTATTCGACTTTGCCCCAGAATCGCAGCAAATTACTAgataattttctttaaaaaattattCAACTTTGCCTAAGGATTATAAAATGTTTCTTTATTTCCTCCTAATGACTTTTTTGTATTACTTAGACAAAATAGAGGCATTTTTTTTGTTATAAAAAATAGTTTAATGACTTTCGCAGGTAAACTTAAATGACTTTTTTGTTTACAAAAAGTGATAATTTAATAACTTTAAtgcaataaaataaaaattgaattACATCTATGAAATCAACCTTTTAAATTTACTAGAAAGCATAAACAAAGTATCTATTTGGGAACTAAATATCCCGCGTTTAAAATTATAGTCCATTCATGTTTTAGACCTAAATTGGTCatcattatttttttaaaataacaatTTACATATTCAAATATTAAATAAAAAGTACTACATAAGTTATAGTTTTCTTTTTTGCCAAAGCTCACTTATACAATTTGATCTTTATGATATATTTTTAACCTGTTATTTCTTAGGTCACCAGATGATTTATTATGGACAATTTACTTATTTTTGCTGGTCTCTTAACGTGATAGTGGAAAAGAAATTACATATTATCAGTATACAAAAGTTTCCACGGCGAATTTCCTTATCCTGGAAAATAAAGACTACAATGACATAAtataaacaaacaaaaaaaaatgtcaaatatggCTTTTGTGTAGCTGTACAAAAAAGTTGCAATTTGCAGATGAGCCATATAACTGGGTTGGTAGCCTAACCGTAGGAATTGCAAAGAGTTCATATACGAATCCTCCTTGTGTAATGACGAGAGGCTGAGCTAGGGCAACGAAATGGTGCATCCCACAAACTTCAACATATGATGCTATCATATAACCAACTATTCTAACTAATATGTAATACAATATGAATCCTCCTAAGTCCTAACTAACTGAGATTTTGAAAGCACGACAATCAAAATTTCTAATACTAAGTATATAATTAAAATACAGCCGCGAGAATTAAAGAGGCCATTTTTTGTTTGAGTTAACTTGCAATAATAAATAGTTATTTATAGCAATCTTGATATTATAACTAGAAACCTGTTATAACAAGTCAAAATTACACTATTTGTTTGCTTTTATTTAACAACAAAAGGTTTCAGAAAAACAAATCAGCAGAAAGATCTCTTCATCGGGCTGAAGAAATTGTTACTCTAAAATATCAATTATTCAAGTGAAAAAAATTGTTTTACATGATCCTTGGCTATCAAACATATCTACTAAACCGTTCAAATGCTTATAACCCTGAAACATTGAACTACATTTTGATATTAACAAACCAATTAACTTCTGTATTATTTCGAGTGGAGCCAAATCTATACACAAACAGTGACCTAACAATAGCATCAATTTCTGCCCCCTGTCCCACATTCAATCTATTTTTTTACTATTTCTATTGCATTTCAAGCCTTCAATCGCTAAAGCTAAAGTCCCTACTGAAATGTTTTATCCAAACTCTAATCAAATTCAATAATTCCAGAGACAATCAAGGTCCACTGGCCCAGCTGAACTGATATTGAAGTCATTATGATCCTCGTAACCTCTCATATGATTGTTCTGTTTTGATTCTGACCCGTAATTGTTGTTCTCTAGCAAAAACCTCAATATAGAATTATCTTGCATCAGTCCAGAATCTGCATATTGGAAATTTTCAACGTAGGGTTGCATTACTTGGTTTGGTATATTTGAAGGGTATTTTGGGAAATCAACAGAAGCAGGGGAACAAGCCAGAGGATGATGTATTTGAGGTTTTTGGTCCTCCACTGAATCGGAGAAGCAGGTCACATGAGAATTACTCGTCTCTCCACTACTTCTCGTTGTTGTTGTAATCTGATTATTATATGGTGACATTTCCATTAATGGTGGCAAATTTGAGGACCGTGGACTTTCTGTCATATTGTTGTTTCTGATTAGACTTGAGATTGCTATCTTTTTCCCTCCTGAACTCTTCTTGAAAATTCTGCATATCACACATTCATTCTGCAGAAAAAAGGGAAAAgataaagattaaaaaaaaaaaaattgtcaatAATTCAAGGGATGATTCAATTCATATAAATATTATGTTCTGAACTCATATCTTCAACGAAATAAGGACGAACTTATAGAGATTAAATTCTGAATCCGCAGAGCAACAAGAAAACAACCTTAAATAGGGAAGACAAAGCATGTGTTTGATGGTCTTTTTACCTGGGCAGATTTAGGAAGGTTGTGGACTGAATATTTGCCATCTAATCTATATTCATGCATGACCCAATTGGTTTTATCTCCTCTAGGTGCTCTTCCTTTGTAGAAAACCAGAGTTTTCTTCATACCAACCAATGTTTTTGACCTGAATATCTCCCTATCTTTGCCTGTTGCCTTCCAATACCCTGCTTCTGTTGCTCTGTTTGTCCTCTGCCCTGTCGGATATTTCTTGTCCCTAATACAGAAAAAGTACCACTCTTTTTCACCCATTTTTGCCTTCCCTGCATTTCAAAACAAATTAAATACTCAGAGATAGAATATGTATTTGGATATATTCAAGAAATCATGAACCTTAGGGGTCTATTGTACGCGGCGGATAGTGCAGAAAACTTACATGGCAAATCCCAAGGTTCAACTTTGTTCAAATCCACCTCACCAATAGCTTTAGCGCTAAAGTTGCAATCAAGAACCTTAGGGGCTAAATAATATGTGATAAGCTCTTCATCTGTTGGATGAAAACGAAAACCAGGGGGCAATTCCATTTCTTCTTCATGTCCTTCGAATCCACACACAGTCTCCATAATTTCTAGAGTTTAAATATCTTCAAATTGTTATCAATTTCTTTAAGGGTGTAACATCAAAATAAGAAAGCTTTGAATATGAACGCAAGCTACAATATACTAGTAACGTTAAATAGATGATTGAAAGCAAGAGAAGAGGACAATTATATGAAGGAGTGAAGGAATATGTAAAAAAAAAGGGAAGTGGAGTTAAGGGAAGAGAAGAAAGCTTGTAGTAGAAAGATTATTGGTATTATTGAGAGGAAAGTGTAGCTAAGGAGGAACACCAGGTCCCTAAATAGAGTAGTTTGTTAACTCACAAGATTAACTTAATTTCTAAAAGCCAAACTTGGGTTGGGCAGTTTTAATTTTAGCTTTAATTTTATATGCAAAAAAAAATTGTCGCTTTCGTGTTGAAGTTGACCAAAAGCTCCTCCCTTATCCCCATACCCTGCTTTCATATTTCAACTCCGTTTTAAAGATTTAATTAAATGAAAATGGCGTAATCATACGCGTATATATGTCATTAGGTAAACTTGGAAGTTCAAATGGTTGGTAAATAGCTCTGTTAGTTGTTATTTGTTTAACCAATATAATCTACTTGAAAAATGTGCAATGTAACTGAATAGTCATTGCAACTCCGTCACCTTCTTCTCATGGGTGAAATCAATATTTATAAAGGTCCTACTGTACTGtattttttttacataaaatattttaaagaggAAGAAAAATAATCTGAAATATAGCTAtcgtttggacatagatttgattaaaacttgaaaaataaatttttgaagatgagatgaaaaattatttttgaaagttgaaattgtgtttaGACATGGAGATTTCACGaatttattttcaaaatctgCAGAAAAAAAAAATGACTAAGATCTATAAACAAACACATAtttaaagataaaatttgaaaaaagttcccaaattttatggccaaacgggagcCTAAAAAGGTGTAGAAATTCAAACTCGTGGCACAATAATTCGATGTTTAGCTTATTGATGGAATAatcaaaatattatacaaaatgacTTATTTTACCAGTAAATGACCTAAACAGATAGCCTACATATTTTAGAAATTGTCAAGAAAGTTCATAAATGTCAACTGTGATATTACTGCTGACACAGTCGCATAAAAGGTGCCAATAATTATCCTAGATACTTAGGTACAGCGTATAAATAATAAATCTTGCAAGACCAACCAATTATCTTTAATCCCTAAATTAAAAAAGCATAGTTTGGTCCTTAACCAGGTTTAAAAAAATTTCCGTAATTAGCTTCTTGTGCTGTGAATGTGGAAGGTGATAATTAAAGTGTATCTTTAagaccaagtaattaaattcaatCATGTCAAGCTGCACCATGCACATGGCTTACATCTGTCTCTCACTCTTGTACTcttttatttactttattatGACCACATATATACACCTATCATATAGTTTATAATACTCACGTATACTCTTACCAGTTTCCTTTGATTCTTTTTCTCTTTACACTTGATAAAAAGTCTCTGTGGGCGGTGTCGTATTTGAATAATAACCTTAACAAAATTCCTAAGTTTTATGATCTACTCAGTCCTatgaacaagaaaagaaaaaagtcaGTCCTATGAttcctctcccccccccccccaaaccaccCCGGGGCCAAAAGCCCCACTCTTGTGAGAGATTTGGCGAACAATAACTTCTGTCTGAATGCTATAAATCATACTTCCCTTTGTCTTAATTTATGTGGTAATTTTTGATTAGCatgagttttttaaaaaaaatgaaatcaGCCATTgaaattttatataaatataaattatctTATTAAGGGTATTGTATAGGCCAAAATCCGCCCTAAAGATATTTAGCGTAATACGGCATTAAGGAAAGAGTCAGCCGAGGTCACCCAAGAAGCAGCAAAGTCATTGGCCGAAGTGTCGACATGAACCGTAGTCGAGATGATGACAAGAGCCGTAATCGagatgtcaacaagggtcgaggttGAATATTGATGATAGGAGCTGTAACGGCTAATTTGTCACGATAGGATATTAAaagggaatattctagtggatattctctgcacttgtactattagggtttcttagGAAGATGCctcatatatatagaaagaagagacaatgataggaacatgtaatattcatttgataagaacacttttcagAAGAATATTCTTTCTCTCTTGCAAAAATACAAAGATTACCTTTTGATAAATATTCTTGCTCATATCATTCCACACTTTTCTACCAAATCCGAGGATTGTTTAAGCAAATCTTGGAttttctgtcactcatcattgttagGAGTAACATTCGTCCAATCCATctattattgggtgaatcattctccctatttacttaaatgtcatttattgttatttattgctagttacaccTCCATTATTGCTGATACGCTAAGAATATTTTGCACTTAATGTCATCAATCATTTGCGAAATCTGTCCGCATTTTTCACACGTTTTCAAGATTTGCATCTAGAGTTATTATtcttaactagatttaacccattattacataaatttaataCTATAGCCGAAAGTTACACTTTTTTGTCAAATAATTTGGCGCCATCTGTGGGGATTTTCTACCTAagtcttttagtttcttctagatctacaatcGACACTGGTTACTAACGTAAAAAAAAGACCATTTTTCTCTCTGCATGCATAGATCTAATAtggcaggtaacagagaagaaagaacgagaataatgagtgacctcccaaccaacctcatgaacatcATCCACGAAAGCTCTGAAGCAGTGGACAAGGACACAACGCCCAATGCCTCTCCTAGATGAGGTGGATCACCCCCTCCAcactgcagcatcacaaaattgCTTGGTAAGACAGCCTCCACATCCGTGGGAGAGGAGGGACGCTCTCACAgccattctgaaaaggatggaggaaatggaaaacGAGAACAAggtacttcaggaccaaatgagagaacaccaagaaaggggCAATAAAATATCGGGCGCTCCTAAGCTATTGTTGAAGAGAGATGCCGGTCGGTTCGTCGAGAAGCCGTACAGTGATAGCGATGCCCCATATgtcataccaaagacctttaaaatgccgcCCTATCAGAAAATATACGATGGCACAACTGACCCCCAAGGATCATG containing:
- the LOC104102894 gene encoding NAC domain-containing protein 92; this encodes METVCGFEGHEEEMELPPGFRFHPTDEELITYYLAPKVLDCNFSAKAIGEVDLNKVEPWDLPWKAKMGEKEWYFFCIRDKKYPTGQRTNRATEAGYWKATGKDREIFRSKTLVGMKKTLVFYKGRAPRGDKTNWVMHEYRLDGKYSVHNLPKSAQNECVICRIFKKSSGGKKIAISSLIRNNNMTESPRSSNLPPLMEMSPYNNQITTTTRSSGETSNSHVTCFSDSVEDQKPQIHHPLACSPASVDFPKYPSNIPNQVMQPYVENFQYADSGLMQDNSILRFLLENNNYGSESKQNNHMRGYEDHNDFNISSAGPVDLDCLWNY